In the genome of Phytoactinopolyspora mesophila, one region contains:
- a CDS encoding potassium/proton antiporter yields MDVPSLNAFLLVGGLVLLAGVLAVRASVRFGLPTLVLYLLIGVALGEAGVGIQFHDPNIAQAIAYAALIVILAEGGLTTRWKDVRGSMPMGVSLATVGVGVSTALIAVFGHYVLGLDWVLAILLGAVFAPTDAAAVFSTLRRVPLTKRVSSALESESGLNDAPTIVLVVLVSTSQAGEYGVVLAGLMILYQLVAGAGIGLLLGWLGSTMLRRVALPAPGLYPLMIMTITLLAYALGATAQASGFAAVYVAALSLGNAHLPHRAATRSFAEGLAWLAQIGLFVMLGLLSSPAEMPGAFVAALAVGAVLTFVARPVSVFVSTVVFRLKVREQLFLSWAGLRGAVPVVLATIPLAQGVEDADWLFAVVFIVAVVFTLLQAPALPFMADKLGVSPGVDAHDAELESAPLERVEADLIQVRVPDGSKLHGVTIEELRLPPGVTVPLLVRGNETAVPDTRTQLRYGDEVLIVAPRALRSATERRLRAVGRRGRLAGWFGEDGR; encoded by the coding sequence GTGGATGTTCCGTCGCTCAACGCGTTCCTCTTGGTTGGTGGGCTGGTGCTGCTCGCCGGGGTGCTCGCGGTCCGCGCGAGTGTGCGGTTCGGGCTGCCGACCCTGGTGCTGTATCTCCTCATCGGAGTAGCGCTCGGCGAGGCCGGCGTCGGCATCCAGTTCCACGACCCCAACATCGCCCAAGCCATCGCCTACGCGGCGCTCATCGTCATTCTCGCCGAGGGCGGGCTGACCACCCGCTGGAAAGACGTGCGCGGGTCCATGCCGATGGGTGTGTCGCTGGCCACCGTGGGGGTCGGCGTCAGCACCGCGTTGATCGCCGTTTTCGGCCATTACGTGCTTGGCCTGGACTGGGTGCTGGCCATCCTGCTCGGCGCGGTCTTCGCGCCGACCGACGCCGCCGCGGTCTTCTCGACACTGCGCAGGGTTCCCCTCACCAAACGAGTGTCCAGCGCGCTGGAGTCGGAGTCCGGTCTCAACGACGCACCCACCATCGTCCTCGTTGTTCTCGTGAGCACGAGCCAGGCCGGGGAGTACGGCGTCGTCCTCGCGGGCTTGATGATCCTCTACCAGTTGGTGGCCGGCGCCGGCATCGGCCTTCTACTCGGCTGGCTCGGCTCCACCATGCTGCGCCGGGTCGCGCTCCCGGCACCTGGGCTCTACCCGTTGATGATCATGACGATCACGCTGCTCGCCTACGCCCTGGGCGCCACGGCACAGGCCAGCGGGTTCGCGGCGGTCTATGTCGCGGCGCTCTCGCTGGGCAACGCCCATCTGCCACACCGCGCGGCGACCCGATCGTTCGCCGAAGGGCTCGCCTGGCTGGCGCAGATCGGACTGTTCGTCATGCTCGGACTGCTCTCCAGTCCGGCCGAGATGCCCGGAGCGTTCGTGGCTGCGCTGGCAGTTGGCGCGGTGCTCACCTTCGTCGCACGGCCGGTGTCGGTTTTCGTGTCCACCGTCGTGTTCCGGCTGAAAGTGCGCGAGCAACTGTTCCTTTCGTGGGCCGGTCTACGCGGTGCGGTACCGGTTGTACTCGCCACCATTCCGTTGGCCCAAGGCGTCGAGGACGCCGATTGGCTGTTCGCTGTCGTGTTCATCGTCGCCGTGGTCTTCACCCTGCTTCAGGCGCCCGCCCTGCCATTCATGGCGGACAAACTCGGCGTCTCGCCGGGAGTGGACGCACACGACGCTGAGCTCGAGTCCGCGCCCCTTGAACGCGTCGAGGCGGACCTGATCCAGGTCCGTGTACCGGACGGATCGAAGCTGCACGGCGTGACCATCGAGGAACTCCGGCTGCCACCAGGTGTCACTGTCCCACTGCTGGTCCGTGGCAACGAGACCGCTGTGCCAGACACCCGGACTCAGCTGCGCTACGGCGACGAGGTGCTCATCGTGGCGCCGCGAGCCCTGCGCTCGGCCACAGAACGCCGCCTGCGAGCGGTGGGCCGCCGCGGCAGGCTGGCAGGCTGGTTCGGTGAAGACGGCCGGTAG
- the tadA gene encoding tRNA adenosine(34) deaminase TadA, producing the protein MSPTPRPSAALVQLYAPAMRSALSEGRQALSTADVPVGALVVDTRGNIIASNHNRREADRDPTAHAEILAIRAAAAAVGSWRLDGLTVVVTLEPCTMCAGALVLARVSTVVYGAADPKAGAAGSLYDVLRDRRLNHQPEVIGGVLADRCSDLLQEFFAAQRAE; encoded by the coding sequence ATGTCGCCGACGCCACGCCCGAGCGCCGCTCTCGTCCAGCTCTACGCGCCAGCCATGCGATCCGCGCTGAGCGAAGGCCGGCAGGCGCTGAGCACGGCCGATGTGCCAGTCGGAGCCTTGGTGGTTGACACCAGGGGCAACATCATCGCCAGCAACCACAATCGCCGCGAGGCAGACCGCGATCCCACGGCACACGCCGAGATCCTCGCCATCCGGGCCGCCGCGGCCGCCGTCGGCTCGTGGAGGCTGGACGGGCTCACCGTCGTCGTGACACTCGAGCCGTGCACCATGTGTGCCGGAGCGCTTGTGCTCGCCCGGGTGTCCACCGTCGTCTACGGCGCGGCCGATCCCAAAGCCGGCGCGGCCGGATCGCTGTACGACGTCCTCAGAGATCGCCGCCTCAACCATCAGCCTGAGGTCATCGGTGGTGTCCTGGCAGACCGTTGTTCCGACCTTCTTCAGGAGTTCTTCGCCGCCCAGCGAGCCGAATAG
- the upp gene encoding uracil phosphoribosyltransferase, which produces MRLLAVDHPLVAHKLTVLRDKNTNSPTFRLLTDELVTLLAYEATRDTRVDETEFETPVGLARGVKLTAPKPIVVPILRAGLGMLDGMTRLLPTAEVGFLGMIRNEETLEATTYANRLPDDLTGRQCYVLDPMLATGGTLAAAIGYLVGRGASHITAVCLLAAPEGLQLVERETQNLGVPITIVTAAVDERLDENGYIVPGLGDAGDRLYGLTD; this is translated from the coding sequence ATGCGCCTGCTTGCTGTTGATCACCCGCTCGTCGCCCACAAGCTCACTGTGCTGCGCGACAAGAACACGAATTCGCCCACGTTCCGGTTGCTGACCGACGAACTGGTCACCCTGCTGGCCTACGAGGCCACCCGGGACACCCGCGTGGACGAGACCGAGTTCGAGACACCGGTAGGGCTGGCGCGCGGCGTGAAGCTGACCGCGCCGAAACCCATTGTGGTGCCCATTTTGCGAGCCGGTCTGGGCATGCTCGACGGGATGACCCGGCTGCTTCCCACCGCCGAGGTCGGCTTCCTCGGCATGATCCGCAACGAAGAGACGCTGGAAGCTACCACCTACGCCAACCGGCTGCCGGACGATCTCACCGGTCGTCAGTGCTACGTGCTGGATCCGATGCTCGCCACTGGCGGCACGCTGGCCGCGGCCATCGGTTACCTTGTCGGCCGCGGCGCCAGCCACATCACAGCCGTCTGCCTGCTCGCCGCTCCGGAAGGTCTGCAGCTGGTCGAGCGTGAGACCCAGAACCTGGGTGTACCCATCACGATCGTGACCGCCGCGGTCGACGAACGCCTCGATGAGAACGGATACATCGTCCCGGGGCTCGGCGACGCGGGAGACCGCCTCTACGGCCTGACGGACTGA
- a CDS encoding NAD(P)(+) transhydrogenase (Re/Si-specific) subunit beta has protein sequence MIPTWAQLAYLAAAICFVLALKALSSPKTARAGNLLGAAAALAAMIITFIVYELDNLPWIFGAIAVGCAIGVPAARKVAMTAMPQLVALFNGVGGGAAGLVAYLELSDAETVFPLLAAVLTVPVGAIAFSGSVVTFLKLQETITTRPVTPPGGPVLFSIALGVTLVLVVILYAGDGTEVWVAATLGAVALVVGVLLVLPVGGADVPIAISLLNAATGMAVAAGGYILGNALLLIGGTLVGASGTILTRLMAQAMGRSVSSILFGAFRGGSTAGSTAESQRPVRTASVDDVAIMLNYAQKVIIVPGYGLAVAQAQHTIHELVELLERRGIDVAYAIHPVAGRMPGHMNVLLAEANVPYEQLLEMDTANSQMRTADVTLVVGANDVVNPAARTSADSPIYGMPILDVDQSGAVVFLKRSMRPGFAGIENELLYDPKTTLLFGDAKASLTGLISGVKSL, from the coding sequence GTGATTCCTACGTGGGCACAGCTGGCCTACCTGGCCGCTGCGATCTGCTTCGTCCTCGCTCTCAAAGCACTCTCCTCACCGAAGACGGCCCGGGCCGGGAACCTGCTCGGAGCGGCCGCGGCCCTGGCGGCGATGATCATCACTTTCATCGTCTACGAGCTGGACAACCTGCCGTGGATCTTCGGGGCGATCGCCGTGGGGTGTGCCATCGGTGTGCCCGCCGCCCGGAAAGTCGCCATGACCGCCATGCCACAGCTGGTGGCGCTGTTCAACGGTGTCGGCGGTGGTGCGGCCGGGCTCGTGGCCTATCTCGAGCTCAGTGATGCCGAGACTGTCTTCCCGCTACTGGCTGCTGTGCTGACCGTTCCGGTCGGTGCCATCGCCTTCAGCGGATCCGTGGTGACGTTCCTCAAACTGCAGGAGACCATCACCACCCGCCCCGTCACTCCGCCCGGCGGACCGGTGCTCTTCAGCATCGCTCTGGGTGTCACGCTGGTCCTGGTCGTGATCCTCTACGCCGGCGACGGCACCGAGGTCTGGGTGGCAGCCACACTTGGCGCCGTCGCGCTCGTCGTCGGTGTACTACTGGTACTGCCGGTCGGCGGGGCCGACGTGCCCATCGCCATCTCACTGCTCAACGCCGCCACCGGCATGGCGGTCGCGGCCGGCGGCTACATCCTCGGCAACGCGCTGCTGCTCATCGGCGGAACGCTGGTGGGCGCGAGCGGCACCATCCTGACCCGGCTGATGGCGCAGGCGATGGGCCGCTCGGTCAGCTCCATCCTGTTCGGAGCGTTCCGGGGCGGATCTACGGCTGGCAGCACCGCGGAGTCGCAACGCCCGGTCCGTACAGCCAGCGTCGACGACGTCGCCATCATGCTGAACTATGCGCAGAAGGTCATCATCGTGCCCGGCTACGGGCTGGCCGTGGCGCAGGCGCAGCACACCATCCACGAACTCGTGGAATTGCTCGAGCGACGCGGCATCGACGTCGCCTACGCGATCCACCCGGTGGCCGGACGGATGCCCGGGCACATGAACGTGCTCCTCGCCGAAGCCAACGTCCCGTACGAGCAGTTGCTCGAGATGGATACCGCCAACAGCCAGATGCGCACGGCCGACGTCACACTCGTCGTCGGCGCCAATGACGTCGTGAACCCGGCCGCACGCACGTCAGCGGATTCACCCATCTACGGGATGCCGATTCTCGACGTCGACCAGTCGGGTGCTGTGGTCTTCCTCAAGCGTTCCATGCGCCCCGGCTTCGCCGGCATCGAGAACGAGCTGCTCTACGACCCGAAGACCACGCTACTGTTCGGAGACGCCAAGGCATCGCTGACCGGACTGATCAGCGGCGTCAAGAGCCTGTAG
- a CDS encoding NAD(P) transhydrogenase subunit alpha, whose protein sequence is MDSEIALLTIFILAVFTGYEVVSKVSSTLHTPLMSGANAIHGIILVGAVLVTGHADNPAQLTIGVLATVLATLNLVGGFVVTDRMLEMFKVKKQPERRAPSTEQPSAGGAE, encoded by the coding sequence ATGGACTCGGAGATCGCGCTGCTGACGATCTTCATCCTGGCGGTGTTCACCGGATACGAGGTTGTCTCGAAAGTCTCTTCTACCCTGCACACACCGTTGATGTCGGGGGCCAACGCCATCCACGGGATCATTCTCGTCGGTGCCGTCCTGGTCACCGGTCACGCGGACAACCCGGCCCAGCTGACCATCGGTGTGCTCGCCACCGTGCTGGCCACGCTCAACCTCGTCGGCGGATTCGTGGTCACCGACCGGATGCTGGAGATGTTCAAGGTGAAGAAGCAACCGGAACGCCGGGCACCCTCCACCGAGCAGCCGTCTGCGGGAGGCGCGGAGTGA
- a CDS encoding Re/Si-specific NAD(P)(+) transhydrogenase subunit alpha, whose protein sequence is MRVAVVREVREHERRVALVPELVSRLTGAGLDVVVEENAGHWAYHPDEDYAAAGASLAQDDALDGADVVLAVQPLEPERVAKLKPGAIVISFLPVAAELDTIRAAREAGVTMFAMELVPRISRAQSMDALTSQALVAGYRAVLVAAERLPRFFPLSMTAAGTVPPAKVLVLGAGVAGLQAIATAKRLGARVEAYDVRAAAAEEIRSLGARFIELDLPPLEGAGGYAREMTEERAQLQRDLLAPHVSGADVLITTAAVPGREAPLLVQQPAVQAMQPGSVVIDLAAESGGNVEGSVPGEEQTVGQALLWGARNVPSQLPVHASRLYAANLVNLLLLMTSDGEVSVNMDDEIIAGVCVTHDGTVRHEPTRELLGEEG, encoded by the coding sequence ATGAGAGTCGCCGTAGTACGAGAAGTCCGCGAGCACGAACGCCGGGTTGCGCTGGTGCCTGAACTGGTGAGCCGGCTCACCGGCGCGGGCTTGGACGTCGTCGTCGAGGAGAACGCTGGCCATTGGGCTTATCACCCCGATGAGGACTATGCGGCAGCGGGCGCGTCGCTGGCCCAGGACGACGCCCTCGACGGCGCCGATGTCGTGCTGGCTGTCCAGCCGCTCGAGCCGGAGCGCGTCGCCAAGCTGAAACCCGGCGCCATCGTCATCTCGTTTCTACCGGTCGCTGCCGAGCTAGACACCATCAGAGCAGCTCGCGAGGCCGGCGTCACGATGTTCGCGATGGAACTCGTACCGCGTATCTCGAGGGCGCAGTCCATGGATGCGCTCACGTCGCAGGCACTCGTCGCCGGCTATCGCGCTGTGCTGGTCGCTGCGGAACGCCTCCCCCGGTTCTTCCCGTTGTCGATGACCGCCGCGGGCACAGTGCCACCGGCCAAGGTCCTAGTGCTCGGCGCCGGAGTGGCCGGTTTGCAGGCCATCGCCACCGCCAAACGATTGGGCGCCCGAGTGGAGGCCTATGACGTCCGCGCGGCGGCAGCCGAAGAGATCCGCAGTCTCGGCGCCCGATTCATCGAACTCGACCTGCCGCCTCTCGAAGGCGCCGGCGGCTACGCCAGGGAGATGACCGAAGAGCGCGCCCAGCTGCAGCGAGATCTGCTCGCGCCGCACGTCTCCGGTGCCGATGTACTCATCACCACCGCCGCGGTTCCGGGCCGCGAGGCGCCCTTGCTGGTCCAGCAGCCGGCGGTGCAGGCGATGCAGCCGGGCAGCGTCGTCATCGATCTGGCCGCCGAGTCCGGCGGCAATGTCGAAGGCAGCGTGCCCGGTGAGGAGCAGACAGTCGGCCAGGCTCTGCTCTGGGGGGCGCGCAACGTCCCCAGCCAGCTCCCGGTTCATGCCAGCCGCCTGTACGCGGCCAATCTCGTGAACCTCCTCCTGCTCATGACCAGCGACGGCGAAGTGTCCGTGAACATGGACGACGAGATCATCGCCGGCGTGTGCGTCACACACGATGGCACCGTACGACACGAGCCCACCCGTGAACTGCTCGGAGAGGAGGGCTGA
- a CDS encoding fibronectin type III domain-containing protein — translation MIPDPSSAADAVILVDDSGAVTLFIGDDSEPYAEATTNSRVVRILMDYAARTDRRVTVATRYPSGRRTLHRVEPDGSVSVREVVPDRAAARISTVPVTACSAAHTTPDIQLTADTETHARRPALRTSTAIGAAAALAMVFTLTGSGGPAPTSKDTGARYAMGLDGGIGDHHIRDEHPDRAADPSTLPPGTPEPEPEPEFTESPEPSETPAEPATGPEDDPVDQPTDETPGTEPPRPTDSPSPPTRPANLGVSERTGSSVVVTWHASTADLGVEGYAVHVDGSRTDTVPGTSTTISGLRSGASYVISIAAIDGGGNVGAPASVTATTLDTEPPTTPSDLVVSAKEGEALTLTWSPSSDNVGVTSYAVYVDGKRSRTASGTTATVGDLTPATTYRISVAAMDAAGNVSGKASTEATTEDTIAPTKPGDLHGRSSITAVTLEWTRSTDNVGVSGYAVYMDGRRAATTGSTTTTINNLDGATTYTFSVAAFDAAGNYSEHASIEVHTMARRGEEP, via the coding sequence GTGATCCCCGACCCGAGTAGCGCCGCGGACGCGGTCATCCTCGTCGACGACTCCGGAGCGGTCACTCTGTTCATCGGTGACGACTCCGAGCCGTACGCCGAAGCCACCACCAACTCGAGGGTCGTCCGTATTCTCATGGACTACGCCGCCCGGACCGACCGCCGCGTCACCGTGGCGACGCGGTATCCGAGCGGTCGCCGGACCCTGCATCGGGTCGAGCCTGACGGCTCGGTGAGCGTCCGGGAGGTGGTGCCGGACCGGGCGGCAGCCCGTATTTCGACCGTCCCGGTGACGGCCTGCTCGGCTGCCCACACCACGCCGGATATCCAGCTGACCGCGGACACCGAGACGCATGCCCGGCGACCCGCGCTCAGGACGTCCACCGCCATCGGCGCCGCCGCCGCTCTCGCCATGGTCTTCACCCTCACCGGCTCTGGTGGTCCGGCTCCAACCAGCAAAGACACGGGCGCCAGATACGCCATGGGACTCGACGGCGGCATCGGCGACCATCACATCCGCGACGAGCACCCCGACCGGGCCGCGGATCCTTCGACCTTGCCGCCAGGTACTCCCGAGCCCGAGCCGGAGCCTGAGTTCACGGAGTCACCGGAGCCGTCCGAGACGCCTGCCGAGCCAGCTACCGGGCCGGAAGACGATCCTGTGGACCAGCCGACTGATGAGACCCCGGGAACCGAGCCGCCCCGGCCCACGGATTCGCCCTCGCCGCCGACGCGGCCCGCAAACCTCGGGGTATCCGAGCGCACCGGCAGTTCTGTCGTGGTCACGTGGCATGCATCAACCGCTGATCTCGGGGTCGAAGGTTATGCCGTGCATGTAGACGGCAGCCGTACGGACACCGTGCCGGGTACCAGCACGACGATCAGCGGACTGCGCTCCGGAGCCTCGTACGTCATCTCGATCGCAGCGATCGACGGCGGCGGCAACGTGGGCGCGCCGGCGTCGGTCACTGCCACGACCCTCGACACGGAGCCGCCGACGACGCCGTCGGACCTCGTCGTCTCTGCCAAAGAAGGCGAAGCGCTAACGCTGACGTGGAGCCCGTCGAGCGACAACGTCGGTGTGACCAGCTATGCCGTGTACGTGGACGGGAAGCGTTCCCGCACGGCAAGCGGTACCACCGCCACCGTCGGCGATCTCACGCCAGCCACCACATACCGGATCTCGGTCGCGGCGATGGACGCGGCGGGAAATGTGAGCGGCAAGGCGTCGACCGAGGCAACCACCGAAGATACGATCGCGCCGACCAAGCCCGGTGACCTGCACGGCAGGTCGAGCATCACAGCGGTCACGCTCGAATGGACCCGTTCCACGGACAACGTCGGTGTGAGTGGGTACGCGGTCTATATGGACGGCCGGCGCGCCGCGACGACGGGTTCGACGACCACGACCATCAATAATCTCGACGGCGCCACCACGTATACGTTCTCGGTGGCCGCCTTCGACGCCGCCGGGAATTACAGCGAACACGCCAGCATCGAGGTGCATACGATGGCGCGTCGAGGCGAGGAGCCGTAA
- a CDS encoding LCP family protein codes for MSRAGGPSSGHGGRRALRHRRRPRFGRFLARTAMGTLIPGAGLMAAGRRRLGATILTLFIGSVLAMLAIAVVVPNRRLASYGGDRQMLMTVGIGLAAVAVVWLIIALVTHRLLEPEGLPPGKRLAGALVVVVVTSLIVAPLSLGARNAFVQRDLIGAISGGDSLTTPDIADASDPWADIPRLNLLLLGSDAGPGREGERLNSMIVASIDTETGDTTMIGIPRNLRRLPFAPDSPLAELYPHGFDGPGDEREWMAMSIYSNAPALHPEQFEGTENAGADATKWAVEGALAINIDYFIFVNMEGFQVLVDALGGVTVNVPRDIPIGNKNREDGQGCTTPRGYIRQGDNQKLNGGEALWFARSRCMSTDYDRMARQQCLLGALANQANPSTLFTQYQSVASAAKEIVKTDLPEDLFPALIDLAFEVRGGTMESLTLDREFFQATMGTTPGNPDYEQLQAHIAGVLDGAPESGDTDDDAESGDDTTQDAETDPDDGSGQDNDAAGETPENDTEEPGADEGDLDTYGDAEDDDGVAVDPDQPVETDAVC; via the coding sequence ATGAGCAGAGCCGGGGGCCCGTCCAGCGGCCACGGAGGCAGGCGAGCGCTGCGCCACCGGCGTCGTCCTCGCTTCGGGCGGTTCCTGGCCCGCACCGCCATGGGAACGCTGATCCCCGGCGCCGGGTTGATGGCGGCCGGCAGACGGCGCCTGGGCGCCACCATCCTCACGCTGTTCATCGGCTCTGTGCTGGCGATGCTGGCCATCGCGGTTGTCGTCCCCAACCGGCGCCTCGCGTCCTACGGCGGCGATCGTCAGATGCTGATGACCGTGGGTATCGGGTTAGCTGCGGTGGCGGTCGTCTGGCTGATCATCGCGCTCGTCACCCACCGCCTGCTCGAGCCCGAGGGCCTGCCTCCCGGTAAGCGGCTGGCTGGTGCGCTCGTCGTCGTGGTGGTCACATCGCTGATCGTCGCGCCACTCTCCCTGGGGGCCCGCAATGCGTTCGTCCAACGCGATCTGATCGGGGCGATATCCGGTGGCGACAGCCTCACCACACCGGACATCGCCGACGCCAGCGACCCGTGGGCGGATATCCCCCGGTTGAACCTTCTCCTGCTCGGCAGCGACGCCGGGCCGGGCCGGGAAGGCGAGCGGCTCAACTCGATGATCGTGGCCAGCATCGACACCGAGACCGGCGATACAACCATGATCGGCATTCCGCGAAATCTACGCCGGCTGCCGTTCGCACCGGACAGTCCGCTGGCCGAGCTCTACCCGCACGGTTTCGACGGGCCCGGCGACGAGCGGGAGTGGATGGCGATGTCCATCTACAGCAATGCCCCGGCCTTGCACCCGGAGCAGTTCGAAGGCACCGAGAATGCTGGAGCCGACGCCACGAAATGGGCCGTTGAAGGCGCGCTCGCCATCAACATCGACTACTTCATCTTCGTGAACATGGAGGGTTTCCAGGTTCTTGTCGACGCGCTGGGCGGTGTGACCGTCAACGTCCCGCGCGACATCCCCATCGGGAACAAGAACCGGGAAGACGGTCAGGGCTGCACTACTCCACGCGGCTATATCAGGCAGGGCGACAATCAGAAGCTCAACGGCGGCGAGGCGCTCTGGTTCGCGCGATCACGTTGTATGTCCACCGACTACGACCGGATGGCTCGGCAGCAGTGTCTGCTAGGCGCTTTGGCCAACCAAGCCAACCCCTCCACCCTGTTCACCCAGTATCAGAGCGTCGCCTCAGCGGCGAAGGAGATCGTCAAGACCGATCTCCCGGAAGACTTGTTCCCCGCCCTGATCGACCTCGCGTTCGAGGTCAGAGGCGGAACAATGGAAAGTCTCACGCTGGACCGCGAGTTCTTCCAAGCGACCATGGGAACCACGCCGGGGAATCCGGACTACGAACAACTCCAGGCGCATATCGCCGGAGTGCTCGACGGCGCCCCAGAGTCAGGTGACACGGACGACGACGCCGAATCCGGGGACGACACGACACAGGATGCCGAAACCGATCCGGACGACGGGAGCGGCCAGGACAACGACGCCGCCGGAGAAACACCGGAGAACGACACCGAAGAGCCCGGCGCGGATGAAGGCGACCTGGACACCTACGGTGACGCGGAAGACGACGACGGCGTCGCCGTAGACCCGGACCAGCCGGTCGAGACCGACGCGGTCTGCTGA
- a CDS encoding LCP family protein — MSRAGGVRGGTRRSRLESRRQQRRQRYGRFISWTAIGALIPGSGLIAGGRRRIGTFLVVVFTLSILALLATVVLVPNRRLISYGGDRQMLLVVGSTLAIAALVWLIVALATHRVLEPDGLPPGKRLGGALVVVLVTSLIVGPLSVAANNAFTQRDLIGAIAGGDSHTTPDIANVSDPWADIPQLNLLLLGSDAGDGREGVRPDTLIVASIDTQTGDTTMISVPRNLQGFPFPDESPLVQHYPSGFRGEGDQGEWMINATYRNVPALHPDVFEGIGNPGADATKWAVEGALGIDLDYFVMVNLEGFQAIVDALGGVTLDVPRDIPVGNKEIPGTGRCTQARRYIQAGEGQHLNGADALWFARSRCGSDDYDRMARQQCVLGAIVDEVDPRTVLTKYQELASATRDIIQTDVPEDLFPALIELALEVQGGTLESLTLDREFFNSMGASAANPDYDQLHTRIGEILAPSEDDDDSPDDTTTSAGSSEDDPADDTEAGAPREHETDDASDTPASGDVPETPDNGVTEDEQSTDDDSGAEEEHDPDQPVETDEVC; from the coding sequence GTGAGCAGAGCCGGCGGAGTCCGCGGCGGAACACGCCGTTCCCGGCTCGAATCGCGTCGGCAACAGCGCCGTCAACGCTATGGAAGGTTCATCAGCTGGACCGCCATCGGCGCGTTGATCCCCGGCTCCGGGCTCATCGCGGGCGGCAGGCGCCGCATCGGCACCTTCCTGGTCGTCGTGTTCACGTTGTCGATCCTCGCGCTGCTCGCCACCGTCGTGCTGGTACCCAACCGCCGGCTGATCTCCTACGGTGGAGACCGGCAGATGCTGCTGGTTGTCGGCTCAACGCTGGCGATTGCCGCGCTCGTCTGGCTGATCGTGGCCCTCGCGACGCATCGAGTACTCGAACCGGACGGACTCCCGCCCGGCAAACGCCTCGGTGGCGCACTCGTCGTGGTTCTCGTCACATCACTCATCGTCGGTCCACTCTCCGTGGCGGCGAACAACGCTTTCACCCAGCGTGACCTGATCGGTGCCATCGCGGGCGGCGACAGTCACACGACACCGGACATCGCCAATGTCAGCGACCCGTGGGCCGATATTCCACAGCTCAACCTGCTGCTTCTCGGCAGCGACGCCGGCGACGGCCGGGAGGGCGTGCGCCCCGACACGCTGATCGTCGCGAGTATCGACACTCAGACCGGCGACACCACCATGATCTCGGTCCCACGGAACCTCCAGGGATTCCCGTTCCCTGACGAAAGCCCGCTCGTCCAGCATTATCCGAGTGGATTCCGTGGTGAGGGCGATCAGGGCGAGTGGATGATCAACGCCACTTACCGCAATGTGCCGGCCTTGCATCCCGACGTGTTCGAGGGGATCGGCAACCCTGGTGCGGACGCCACCAAGTGGGCCGTCGAAGGCGCACTCGGCATCGACCTCGACTACTTCGTCATGGTCAACCTCGAGGGATTCCAAGCCATTGTCGACGCACTCGGCGGAGTCACCCTCGACGTCCCGCGCGACATTCCGGTCGGCAACAAGGAGATTCCTGGCACTGGCCGATGCACCCAGGCCCGCCGCTACATCCAAGCCGGAGAAGGCCAGCATCTGAACGGCGCCGACGCACTCTGGTTCGCCCGCTCGAGGTGCGGCTCCGACGACTACGACCGGATGGCCCGCCAGCAGTGCGTGCTCGGCGCCATCGTCGACGAGGTCGACCCCCGGACAGTTCTCACGAAGTACCAGGAGCTGGCTTCGGCCACCCGCGACATCATCCAGACCGACGTCCCGGAGGACCTCTTCCCAGCCCTGATCGAACTCGCACTTGAGGTCCAAGGCGGCACCCTCGAAAGCCTCACCCTCGATCGGGAGTTCTTCAACTCGATGGGCGCGTCGGCGGCCAACCCCGACTATGACCAACTGCACACCCGGATCGGCGAGATCCTCGCCCCCTCCGAGGACGACGACGATTCCCCGGACGACACCACGACGTCGGCGGGTTCATCCGAGGACGACCCGGCCGATGACACGGAGGCCGGTGCCCCTCGTGAGCACGAGACCGACGATGCATCGGACACCCCCGCCAGCGGCGACGTCCCGGAAACGCCGGACAATGGGGTGACCGAAGACGAGCAGAGCACCGATGACGACTCCGGAGCCGAGGAAGAACACGACCCCGATCAGCCCGTCGAGACCGACGAGGTCTGCTGA